One stretch of Punica granatum isolate Tunisia-2019 chromosome 5, ASM765513v2, whole genome shotgun sequence DNA includes these proteins:
- the LOC116206782 gene encoding calcium-binding protein CML42-like: protein MAAAPDGRSLSRKSTSFSLHSPSLNSLRLRRIFDLFDRNGDGLITIDEISQALCRLGLDAAPSELESAIRSHIPPGSAGLRFDDFEALHRELDRDFFGGGESELEPVDAAVQEQTDLHEAFNVFDENGDGYISAKELQAVLKKLGMVEGQELARVEQMIGSVDRNRDGRVDFAEFKDMMRNVINKRT from the coding sequence ATGGCCGCAGCCCCGGACGGTCGGTCCTTATCCCGGAAATCGACGTCCTTCAGCCTCCACAGCCCGAGCCTCAACTCCCTCCGCCTCCGCCGCATCTTCGACCTCTTCGACCGCAACGGCGACGGCCTGATCACCATCGACGAGATCAGCCAGGCCCTCTGCCGCCTCGGCCTCGACGCCGCCCCCTCCGAGCTCGAGTCCGCCATCCGGTCCCACATCCCCCCGGGCTCTGCCGGCCTCCGCTTCGACGACTTCGAAGCCCTGCACCGGGAGCTCGACAGGGACTTCTTCGGCGGAGGCGAGAGTGAGTTGGAGCCAGTCGACGCGGCGGTGCAGGAGCAAACGGACCTGCACGAGGCATTCAACGTGTTTGATGAGAACGGGGACGGGTACATCAGCGCGAAGGAGCTACAGGCGGTGCTCAAGAAGTTGGGAATGGTGGAAGGACAGGAGTTGGCACGGGTCGAGCAGATGATCGGATCCGTTGACCGGAACCGAGATGGGCGCGTCGACTTTGCCGAGTTTAAGGACATGATGCGCAATGTCATCAACAAGAGGACTTGA